The Arthrobacter sp. D5-1 genome segment CACATGTCCAAGGTTGGCAGCACGTCCAGTGACAAAAGATGGGTCACTGCGTCAACGTGATCCAGCCCAGCGCGAATGGCAACCAGCGCACCGCGATCATGACCGGCGAGGGCAAAACGCTGATGGCCCAGGGCCCGTGCTGCTGCAACGACGTCGGCCGCCATGGTGCGTTTGGAGTAGGTCTCTTCTCCGTCCTCCAGGGGCTTATCACTCGCACCGTATCCTCGAAGGTCCGGGCAGATGACTGTGTAATCCGCCGCCAGGTCGGCGGCGACGTGACGCCACATCAGATGCGTCTGGGGGAAGCCGTGCAAAAGTACGACGGCGGGTCCACTCCCCGCGACGGCAACGTTCAGTTCCACATGGGGTGCTGCAGGGACGCGATGGTAGGTAGCTTCGGGCAGCAATTTCAACGTCATGGGGGTCTCCTTCTCCGGATGTGTTCCCCCTACTATCCCGCCGCCGAATCAGCGGCGAATCAGCCGACTCTGCCGTTTGCTTGTCGGGGCCCGTGACTACGATTGACCCGTGAGTACGCCGCAGATCCGAGTTCTCGGCCCCATCGAGGTGAGTGTTGACGGGGTCCGGTTGGAACTGTCCAAGCGCAGGCATCGGGAGATCATCGCGATCCTGGTCGCGCTGCGGGGCCGGGCCATTCCCACCGCGGACCTTGCCGAAGAACTATGGGATGGCATGCCACCGAACGGAGCAGTGGGAGCCATCCGAAGCTTCGTTGGCGAGCTGCGGCGAATCCTTGAACCACACCGGAAGCCCCGAACCTTGGCCTCCGTCCTGGTCACGGTTGCTGACGGCTACGCGTTGCGGCTCGACGCCGACGCGGTGGACGCCTGGCGCTTTGAAACGACCGTAGCCAGGGCAGTTGGGGCCGATCCCGCCGACGCTGATTCACGTTTGTCTGCTGCCCTCGCGGAGTGGAACGGAAGCCCATACCAGGAATTTTCCGAGCGTCCCTGGGCGGTACCTGAGGCGACGCGGCTGAGCGGGCTGCGGCAGACCGCCGTCGAACGCTGTGCCGAAGCCCGCCTCGCAGACGCCCGGCCAAACGAGGCTGCGGCCATCCTGGAAACGCATGTCACGGCCAACCCGTGGCGCGAGGAAGGATGGCGATTGCTGGCTCTGGCTCTGTACCGGAGCCGCCGCCAAGGCGACGCTCTTGCCGTGCTTCGCAAGGCACGACGTCAGCTGTCCGACGAACTCGGGCTGGACCTCAGCCCCGCCCTCGCAGATCTGGAGACCCGGATTCTCCGCCGGGACCCACAATTGGATCGGCCAAAGCCAGCCAGTTTGGCCCCGATTGCCAGCGCCTATTCCAGTGGCGGCGTGCGGGCCCAACTGGAGGCTTCGAATGCGGTGTTGGGCAGCCTTGCGGTCGCCGGCGATCTCCAGACAGCCCGTCAGCAACGTCTTGCTGCCATCGAGGCGGCCGCCGGCCTCAACGATCCCGAACTCGCTGCGAGAATCATCGGAGGTTACGACGTCCCCGGGATATGGACTCGAACAGACGATCCCGCGGCTGCTGCCGCTGTGGTCGCCGCAGCTGAGGCTGCCTTGGCTTCACCCGCCCACCTCAGCGACCGCAGCCGGGCCCGCCTTCTCGCGACGATCGCCATGGAGTCCCGCGGAACGGCGAGCAGACAGGCCGAAGCGGCCGAGGCCGTTGCGTTAGCCCGAAATGTAGGCGGCAGCCACCTTCTTTGCTTTGCCCTGAGCGCCCACTTCATGCAGGCATTCGCCTACGCAGGCCTGGCAAAGCACCGCGATGACATCGGCCGGCAGCTGATAGCAACAGCGTTCGACGCCGATTCACCCACCTTTGAGATTAACGGGCGTCTGATTCGGATGCAGGCCCTGTGCGCTTTGTCCGACGTTGATTCCGCCCTTCGTGAAGCCAATGCAGTGGATCAACTGGCCGTGCGGCACGAGCGCCCCTTGGCAGCGGTCTTCACCCAATGGTTCCGCTGGACGTTCCTCGACGGCGGTGCGACGCCTCCTGTTCCTGAGGAAATGCCAGGCTTCAGCGAGGGAATCCTTGCGTTTGCGTCGTTCACCCGACAACTACGCAACGGGGAGGAACTGGTTGACGGGGACTTCGGCCCCTACGAACCATGGGTGCGTCCCCTTCTGTTGCTGCGCTCCGGTCACCAAACCATGGCAGCAACCGCACTTCGGCAGCTATCGGATCCGCCCCGGGACCTCTTGTTGGAGGCCACTTGGTGTGTGATGGCCCAGACTGCCTGCGAACTGCGTGAACCATCCATGATCGGCCGGGCCCTTACGGCACTAACGCCAGCCAGCGGAGAACGAGCAGCCGGGAGTGGTGTGGTTGATGCCGGCAGCGTTGACCACTATCTGGGAATGCTCCGGGCTGCAGGGGCTGGCCCGGGGTAGGCGCTGTTGGGGTGTGTGGGTGGTTAGGGGTTGGGTGGTTAAAGGGGAAGAGCCCCGACCTGTGGTCGGGGCTCTTGCCTTAATGGTTGTCCGGCGGTGTCCTACTCTCCCACACCCTCCCGGGTGCAGTACCATCGGCGCTGTGGGTCTTAGCTTCCGGGTTCGGAATGGGACCGGGCGTTTCCCCCACGCTATGACCGCCGTAACTCTGTTACCCGTCCCGGCCCCCGTTTTGGTGGGGGTGGGTGGGAAGACTTGTGGTTACAACTGTGGTGTTGTTATTTAGTTGTTGGTTCCGGCAACCCTTGGTGCGGGTTGTTGTTCGGGAACCACATAGTGGACGCGTGCAGTGTGTTGTGTGGTGTAAGTTGTTGGCCTATTAGTACCGGTCAGCTTCACGAGTCTTTAGTCCTCGCTTCCACATCCGGCCTATCAACCCAGTGGTCTGGCTGGGGGCCTCTCACACATAAATGTGTATGGAAATCTCATCTTGAAGCGAGCTTCCCGCTTAGATGCTTTCAGCGGTTATCCCATCCGAACGTAGCTAATCAGCGATGCACTTGGCAGTACAACTGACACACCAGAGGTTCGTCCGTCCCGGTCCTCTCGTACTAAGGACAGCCCTTCTCAAATTTCCTG includes the following:
- a CDS encoding BTAD domain-containing putative transcriptional regulator, with the translated sequence MSTPQIRVLGPIEVSVDGVRLELSKRRHREIIAILVALRGRAIPTADLAEELWDGMPPNGAVGAIRSFVGELRRILEPHRKPRTLASVLVTVADGYALRLDADAVDAWRFETTVARAVGADPADADSRLSAALAEWNGSPYQEFSERPWAVPEATRLSGLRQTAVERCAEARLADARPNEAAAILETHVTANPWREEGWRLLALALYRSRRQGDALAVLRKARRQLSDELGLDLSPALADLETRILRRDPQLDRPKPASLAPIASAYSSGGVRAQLEASNAVLGSLAVAGDLQTARQQRLAAIEAAAGLNDPELAARIIGGYDVPGIWTRTDDPAAAAAVVAAAEAALASPAHLSDRSRARLLATIAMESRGTASRQAEAAEAVALARNVGGSHLLCFALSAHFMQAFAYAGLAKHRDDIGRQLIATAFDADSPTFEINGRLIRMQALCALSDVDSALREANAVDQLAVRHERPLAAVFTQWFRWTFLDGGATPPVPEEMPGFSEGILAFASFTRQLRNGEELVDGDFGPYEPWVRPLLLLRSGHQTMAATALRQLSDPPRDLLLEATWCVMAQTACELREPSMIGRALTALTPASGERAAGSGVVDAGSVDHYLGMLRAAGAGPG